The following coding sequences are from one Streptomyces sp. NBC_01294 window:
- a CDS encoding ATP-binding SpoIIE family protein phosphatase encodes MRTEDVLAAIATGLWRWDNASGTVTLDSEAARLLGLPAEPVVLPEVSVRSRFHPVDWNEINGIVNLAVAEGTLAEARLRIMDVDGRVLRTVRSRSKPLENRSAGGSPRTESGGGTPDYELIGTIQEIAEPQPGTTAAHTPITGDWRRSREAFLLDAGRALAEARSTAEVLRVAASLSMPGFNPDGLAVFGVAGDRLSIIGHHGHDPGDEGPFTDMPLDTDYPAAEVVRTGRAIYLPTPEDYKRRFPAAWPLAQRFDRVSWAFLPLIVAGRTMGAWMAAFKHPASFSPDERSVLTTVARMLAQALQRAGVAESERELTTGLQRSMMPQLGPEIPGMRIAARYVPTGGGLQVGGDWYDMIPLPSGRFALVIGDVQGHDVRAAGLMGQLRIAVRAYASEGHRPDAVLSRASRFLAGLCSSHESDPYEGADVDADFQSPRFATCLYVECDPKTGMLEVARAGHPDPAIRMTDGTVMMRPTAGGLPLGIVPDTDYPTTRFTLEPGETMMLCTDGLIETGGHDLDTGWARLRTVLESDTHLPEGGQGGQGAGQFEAPHLERLADLLVQAVHGPSSHHTTGPLADRREDDIAVVLLCREGEGCGCGTPLLHPARPARRTVLTVAQAEPERIAGARRQIRELLHDWADADQVDSAVLMVSEMVTNVLTHTDGDALLVAEAVGELGVRRLRIEVADSSDELPHKRHPGEMSSSGRGVLLMEMLADGWGVDPRGEGKSIWFELHEQAKADTEPAL; translated from the coding sequence GTGCGCACCGAGGACGTCCTGGCCGCCATCGCGACGGGCCTGTGGCGGTGGGACAACGCCTCCGGGACGGTCACGCTCGACAGCGAGGCCGCCCGGCTCCTCGGGCTGCCCGCCGAGCCCGTGGTGCTGCCGGAGGTCTCCGTACGCTCCCGCTTCCACCCGGTCGACTGGAACGAGATCAACGGGATCGTGAACCTGGCCGTGGCCGAGGGCACGCTCGCCGAGGCCCGGCTCAGGATCATGGACGTGGACGGCCGGGTCCTGCGGACCGTGCGCAGCCGCTCCAAACCGCTGGAGAACCGGTCGGCAGGGGGGTCCCCCCGGACGGAGTCTGGGGGAGGGACCCCGGACTACGAGCTGATCGGCACCATCCAGGAGATCGCCGAGCCCCAGCCCGGCACCACGGCCGCGCACACCCCCATCACGGGCGACTGGCGGCGCTCCCGTGAGGCCTTCCTGCTGGACGCGGGACGGGCGCTGGCGGAGGCCCGGTCCACGGCGGAGGTGCTGCGGGTCGCGGCCTCGCTGTCGATGCCGGGCTTCAACCCGGACGGGCTGGCCGTCTTCGGTGTGGCCGGGGACCGGCTGTCGATCATCGGACACCACGGGCACGATCCGGGGGACGAGGGCCCCTTCACGGACATGCCGCTGGACACCGACTACCCGGCCGCGGAGGTCGTCCGTACCGGCCGGGCCATCTACCTGCCCACCCCCGAGGACTACAAACGGCGCTTCCCGGCCGCCTGGCCGCTCGCCCAGCGCTTCGACCGGGTGTCCTGGGCCTTCCTGCCGCTGATCGTGGCCGGGCGGACCATGGGCGCCTGGATGGCCGCGTTCAAGCACCCCGCGTCCTTCTCCCCCGACGAGCGGTCCGTGCTGACGACCGTGGCCCGGATGCTCGCGCAGGCGCTCCAGCGCGCCGGCGTGGCCGAATCCGAGCGGGAACTCACCACCGGCCTCCAACGGTCGATGATGCCGCAGCTCGGCCCGGAGATCCCCGGCATGCGGATCGCGGCCCGGTACGTCCCGACGGGCGGCGGCCTCCAGGTCGGCGGCGACTGGTACGACATGATCCCGCTGCCGTCGGGCCGGTTCGCGCTGGTCATCGGCGACGTGCAGGGCCACGACGTCCGGGCGGCCGGCCTGATGGGCCAGCTGCGGATCGCCGTGCGGGCGTACGCGTCCGAGGGCCACCGCCCGGACGCGGTGCTCTCCCGCGCCTCCCGCTTCCTCGCAGGGCTGTGCTCCTCGCACGAGTCCGACCCGTACGAGGGCGCCGACGTCGACGCGGACTTCCAGAGCCCGCGGTTCGCGACCTGCCTGTACGTGGAGTGCGACCCGAAGACCGGCATGCTGGAGGTGGCCCGCGCCGGCCACCCCGACCCCGCGATCCGGATGACGGACGGCACCGTCATGATGCGCCCCACCGCGGGCGGACTCCCCCTCGGGATCGTCCCCGACACCGACTACCCCACCACCCGGTTCACCCTGGAACCCGGCGAGACGATGATGCTCTGCACCGACGGCCTCATCGAGACCGGCGGGCACGACCTGGACACCGGCTGGGCGCGGCTGCGCACGGTCCTGGAGTCGGACACGCACCTGCCCGAGGGCGGCCAGGGCGGCCAAGGCGCCGGGCAGTTCGAGGCACCGCACCTCGAAAGACTGGCCGACCTGCTGGTCCAGGCCGTGCACGGACCGTCCTCGCACCACACCACCGGCCCGCTGGCCGACCGGCGCGAGGACGACATAGCCGTGGTGCTGCTGTGCCGCGAGGGCGAGGGCTGCGGCTGCGGCACCCCGCTGCTGCACCCGGCCCGCCCCGCGCGCCGCACGGTACTGACGGTGGCCCAGGCGGAACCGGAACGGATCGCGGGCGCCCGCCGGCAGATCCGCGAGCTGCTGCACGACTGGGCCGACGCCGACCAGGTCGACTCGGCGGTGCTGATGGTCTCCGAGATGGTGACGAACGTACTGACGCACACCGACGGCGACGCGCTGCTGGTCGCGGAGGCGGTGGGCGAGCTGGGCGTGCGGCGGCTGCGCATCGAGGTCGCGGACTCCAGCGACGAGCTCCCGCACAAGCGGCACCCGGGCGAGATGTCGTCCAGCGGCCGCGGGGTGCTGCTGATGGAGATGCTGGCCGACGGCTGGGGCGTGGACCCGCGCGGCGAGGGCAAGTCGATCTGGTTCGAGCTGCACGAACAGGCGAAGGCGGACACCGAACCGGCGCTCTAG
- a CDS encoding peptidoglycan-binding protein translates to MKHEEPDSPGEAGVAGTTGEVDAPSSLGSRRRILIWVVAGAVVLTGAGVVVATTIRSPSQVAADAAPPPASVLADRVERRVLTSSVVVRGTVTAEQTLTVTPGAGAGAATGAKPVVTRVSKQPGTAVQAGEVLLEVSGRPVFTLAGALPVYRDLKPGATGKDVGQLQQGLTALGHPTGADPVGTYGSGTKAAVTAFYTALGHAPRPADPADAENVRAAEDARDTAERQVTTTKNALKTAKEGGGNVSEAQLQLTFAQQDLAKAKSRLDTARASAGPMVPADELVFVKGFPARVDAVKASVGEPVPESLLSISAGAPVIRASLPAHQKDLVKPGMKVQLLSEATGLSAAATVESVAADPTPAAAGAAPTGGGSGQAAPDSPQNPGGYALTVKPDQALDPQLTGQGVRLTVTAASSGEPVLIVPLSAISAGADGRTTVTVLGKDPQAQGDRRRVEVRAGMSADGMVQVDPVGGGTLADGDRVLVAQAKP, encoded by the coding sequence GTGAAACATGAAGAGCCCGACTCTCCCGGAGAGGCCGGTGTGGCCGGCACGACCGGGGAGGTGGACGCGCCGTCCTCACTCGGCAGCCGCCGCCGCATCCTGATCTGGGTCGTCGCCGGCGCGGTCGTGCTCACCGGGGCCGGGGTTGTCGTCGCCACCACCATCCGCTCCCCCTCGCAGGTCGCCGCCGACGCCGCGCCGCCGCCCGCCTCCGTGCTCGCCGACCGGGTGGAACGGCGGGTGCTCACCTCGTCGGTGGTCGTGCGCGGCACCGTGACCGCCGAGCAGACCCTGACCGTCACGCCCGGCGCGGGCGCGGGGGCCGCGACGGGCGCGAAGCCCGTGGTCACCCGGGTCAGCAAGCAGCCCGGTACGGCCGTACAGGCCGGCGAGGTGCTCCTGGAGGTCTCGGGACGGCCCGTGTTCACGCTGGCCGGCGCGCTGCCCGTGTACAGGGACCTGAAGCCCGGCGCCACCGGCAAGGACGTGGGACAGCTTCAGCAGGGACTCACGGCACTGGGGCACCCCACCGGCGCGGACCCGGTCGGCACCTACGGCTCCGGGACGAAGGCGGCGGTCACCGCCTTCTACACCGCGCTCGGACACGCCCCGCGGCCCGCCGATCCGGCCGACGCGGAGAACGTACGGGCGGCCGAGGACGCGAGGGACACGGCCGAGCGGCAGGTCACCACGACGAAGAACGCCCTGAAGACGGCCAAGGAGGGTGGCGGCAACGTCTCGGAGGCCCAGCTGCAGCTCACCTTCGCCCAGCAGGACCTGGCCAAGGCCAAGTCCCGGCTGGACACGGCCCGGGCGTCGGCCGGCCCCATGGTCCCGGCCGACGAGCTGGTCTTCGTCAAGGGGTTCCCCGCGCGGGTGGACGCGGTGAAGGCATCGGTCGGCGAGCCCGTCCCGGAGTCCCTGCTGAGCATCTCGGCGGGCGCCCCGGTCATCCGGGCCTCCCTCCCGGCCCACCAGAAGGACCTCGTGAAACCGGGGATGAAGGTCCAGCTGCTGTCCGAGGCCACCGGCCTGAGCGCCGCCGCGACGGTCGAATCGGTGGCCGCCGACCCCACCCCGGCGGCGGCCGGGGCCGCTCCGACGGGCGGCGGCTCCGGCCAGGCCGCCCCGGACAGCCCGCAGAATCCCGGCGGGTACGCCCTGACGGTCAAACCCGACCAGGCCCTCGACCCCCAGCTCACCGGGCAGGGCGTACGGCTCACCGTGACCGCCGCCTCCTCGGGGGAGCCGGTGCTGATCGTGCCGCTGTCCGCCATCTCGGCGGGCGCGGACGGCCGGACCACCGTCACGGTGCTCGGCAAGGACCCGCAGGCCCAGGGGGACCGGCGCCGGGTCGAGGTGCGGGCCGGGATGTCCGCCGACGGGATGGTCCAGGTCGATCCGGTCGGCGGGGGCACGCTCGCCGACGGCGACCGGGTGCTGGTCGCCCAGGCGAAGCCATGA